AAGGGAATTACTTGCGGGAAGAACTTTGGATCGGCCCCGAAGACGAGCAGACCGGCATTCTCAAGCAAGAGGGAAACACCTATTGCCGTAATGAGAGCTGTTAGCCTGGGAGAACGCCTGACCGGCTTGTATGCACCCCTCTCAATCACAATTCCAAGAACAGTGCAGGATGCCATTGCAAAGAGAAGCACGATAACCGCGGTCAACGGCGAGGAGTCTCTTAGCCAGCGAGCGGCATAATAGCCGGCAAAAGCTCCAACCATGTAGACATCCCCGTGGGCAAAGTTTATGAGCCTGAGGATGCCATAAACCATAGTGTAGCCGAGGGCTATGAGGGCATATATGCTGCCCCAGGTTATTCCGTTTACGAGCTGCTGTAGGAACTCTTGCAAGGCAGAAGAGTGTCAGGGAGAAATTCTAGTTAGATACCTGTAAACTCCATTCTCGTATTTCAGGATAACGGCGGGTTTCACCGCGTTTCTGTTCTCATCCAAAGATATTGTTCCTGTCACTCCCTGGAAGTCTTTGGTTGAGGCAATAGCATCCCTCAGTTTCTTCTGCGCATCCTGCTGTGTTTTTCCGCTTTTCGTCAGATTGTCAAGGTCTTCAGGCGAGAGGGTCTTCATCGCCTGGGCAAGAATCTTTGCCGCATCATAGGCAAGGGCGGCGATTCCATCTCTCGGTACCTCGTGGTACTTGTCCTGATAGAGCTTTGCGAACTGCTGCACGACTGGATTCTGGTCTTCAACCGAATAGTGATCGCTGTAGTACGAGTTCTGAAGCGCTTCCCCTCCAATCTCCGTGAGCTTGGGCGAGCTCCAGCCATCGCCGCCGAGGAGAGGAACGTTGAAGTTCAGGTCCCTTGCCTGTTTTGCTATCAGTCCGACTTCGGTGTAGTAGCCCGGGATGAAAAGCACATCAGGCTTCTTTGCCCTTAACGAGGTAAGTTGGGCCTTGAAGTCGATATCGCCTTCGCTGTACGATTCATCACCGACTATGGTGCCGCCGAGTTTTTCGAATGCTCCGGCAAAGAAGTCGGCAAGTCCCACGCTGTAATCGTTCTTTATGTCTTTGAGAATGGCTGCCTTCTTGAGATTGAGTGTGTCCCTCGCGAATTTCGCCATCACGGTTCCCTGAAAAGGATCGATGAAACACACCCTGAAGATGTAGTCTCCGACCTGCGTCACCTTCGGATTTGTTGAAGAAGGCGTGATCATCGGCACTCCTGCCTTCTGACAAACCGGCGCACCGGCAAGGCTTCTGGAACTCGCGACTTCGCCGAGTACCGCAGCCACTCTGTCCTGATTGACAAGCTTCGTCACAGCAGTATTTGCTTCCTCCGGCTTCCCCTGGTCGTCTTCGACAATGACAAGGAGTTTCTTGCCGCCAATTCCGCCTGCACTATTTATCTCCTCGATGGCCATCTGAATCCCGTTGTCCGTCGATTTTCCGAACGTGGCCGTGGTGCCCGTGAGCGAGCCATATTCACCGATCTTTATGACATCAGCCTTCTCAGCGCATGCGCAGACAACGAGCGATAGGGCACAGAACAAAGCCAACACTGCTTTCTTGCTTGGTCTCATCTTCTCCTCCGTCTTGAACAGGACATCCGCCATTCGAGCGACAGCATGTCACGCACGCAAAATGAACAATGATTGCCTTGTTTCCGACTGCTATGCGCAATGGAAGCGAGTGCGCCACAAGCTATCACAGCCAGGGTATTGGGTCAACACAGTTTTGAGAGCAATGAGCCACGACCCATCAATTTTTCGCTTGCATGAATTGACGGGTCGTGATAACCTGCCACGACATCGTTTTTGTCAGCGATGTCATCGGCCTGGAGGGAAGTTTGCCCTTCTCATTTGCTGCAAGGCAGGGACTGAGGAGTCCTTTCTCCTGGTTTTTCCAGAGACTGACAGGACTTTTTCTCGCGTACACCCTTTTTGTTCATATCAGGGTGATCCATTTCGGAAACAACCCGCACATTGATTTTGCCACCGTCACCGCGAGGCTTGAAGAAAGCGGACTCTGGAAGGCCTACTACATAGCGTTCATCCCGGTTGTAGTCTTCCATGGAATGAACGGACTGTGGACCATTCTCACCGACTACTGGACCGGCATCGGGAAGAGCAAGTTTGCGCTCTTCGTCTTCTGGTCTCTGGGTGCACTGCTTTCCGCATTCGCCTTTGTTTCGTTTTCTTCTTTCTTTCAGTACTGAAAAGGAGCGGGATGCCAAGCGCCGGCAAAGTGATAAAGCAGGTCATCGCGGACATGAGGCTCAACGCACATGTTGGGAGCTGGGCTTGGCTCTTGCACAGAGTGACAGGCCTTGCCCTTCTTCTCTATCTCTTCCTCCATATGTGGGTTCTGAGCTCAGCAAGAGGCGGAGAAAGCGTTTTCAATGCGAGACTTGACAAGGTTCAGACTCCACTCTTTCACGGTCTCGAGATCTTTCTTCTTGCGAGTGTCGTGGTCCACGGGCTCAACGGACTCAGGGTGACTATTGCCGATTTCTTCTTTCTGACCAAGAGGCAGAAGGCAATGTTCTGGGCGTGGGTAGTTCTCTTCATAGTTCTTATGGTTTTCATTGTTGCCACTATCGTTCCGAGGATTCTAGAGGCAACATCCTAGGGGAGGATTCTTGGTATCTCACGATGTCCTGGTTGTTGGAGGCGGGCTCGCAGGCCTAAGGGCTGCAGTTGAGTGCGCGTTTCTGGGTGTTGATGTCGCAGTTGTTTCCAAGGTGCACCCCGTGAGGTCACATTCGGGCGCTGCACAGGGCGGCGTAAACGCGCCCCTCGGGAACCACCCCGATGGAAAGAACGACAGTCCGGAACTCCACGCTTATGACACGATAAAAGGCTCCGACTTCCTTGCTGACCAGGATGCTGCCGAGATAATGACAGGCGAGGCCGCCCAAAGAATCTACGAGATGGAGCATTGGGGCTGCCCGTTCTCGAGGACAGAAGAGGGAAAGATTGCACAAAGACCTTTCGGCGGAGGCGGCTTCCCGAGAACTTGCTACGGAGCCGACAGGACCGGGCACTATCTTCTCCAGACTCTTTTTGAACAGGCCACGCGGCTCAGAATAAAGGTTTATTGCGAATTGATGGTCTCGAGGCTGGTGCAGAGGGGTGATGTTGTCTCGGGTATCATAGCCACGGATCTGAAAACAGGAGAGATCGCCGCTCTTGGGGCTAAGGCCGTCATATTTGCAACCGGCGGCTCAGGGAGAATCTATTCAAACAGCACGAATGCGCTTATATCTACAGGCCTGGGAGTCGCAATCCCCTACTGGGCCGGCGTTCCGGTCAAAGACATGGAGTTTGTTCAGTTCCATCCGACCTCGCTCTACGGCACAAACATCCTCGTGACAGAGGGTGCGCGCGGCGAAGGGGGATTCCTTCTCAACAACAAGGGCGAGCGGTTCATGAAGAACTACGTTTCCGAAAGAGTGATGGAGCTGGCTCCCCGCGATATCGTTTCGAGGTCCATCCAGACCGAGGTAAACGAAGGAAGAGGTTTTGAAAATGCATATGTGCATCTTGATCTGCGGCATCTCGGGAGGCAAAAGATAGAAGAGAAACTTCCGGGAATAAGAGACCTCTGTATGGATTTTGCAGGTGTAGATCCGATCAAGTCGCCGATTCCCGTCCAGCCCGGAATGCACTACACAATGGGCGGCACAGACACGAATGTTGATGGTGAGACTGAGCTCAAAGGGTTCTTTGCGGCAGGTGAGTGCGCTTGCGTGAGCGCCCACGGGGCAAATCGCCTTGGCGGAAATTCCCTGCTTGAAACGCTTGTCTTCGGCGCCCGTTCTGGAAAGAAGGCATCTGAATACGTTGGAATGAACCAGCACCCCAATGACAAGGACAGCCTGCAGGATGCGCTCTCAGCAGAAGAGGACAGGATTGAGCTTCTGAAGAAAAGAAACGGTAAGGAGAATCCCTACGAAATCAAGAACCGCCTCGCCGTCACCATGAAGGATAAGTTCGGAATATTCAGGAATCAAAAGGAAATGGTTGAAGGTAGAGACGAGATCAAGAGACTGCTCCAGGCCCTTGAGAAGACCAGGGCAATTTCGAGAACGAGAGTGTTCAACTATGATTATGTCTGGATGAGAGAACTCGAAGGGAATCTGGACATCGCGCTTCTCATAGCCGAGGGCGCGATAAAGAGAACAGAGAGCCGGGGCTCGCATTCCAGGACGGACCATAAAACAAGAAACGATGCCGAATGGCTGAAGCACACCGTTGCAAGGCATTCTCCGGATGGGCCGGCCTTCTCTTACAAGAACGTGACAATAACCCGTTTCAAGCCGGAGGAAAGAAAGTACTAATGGTCGTCGAGTTCAAAGTGTTTAGGTACGATCCCGATGCCAAGAAGGAACCGTACTTTGACTACTTCCAGGTCCCCGTGGTCAAGAGTATGACGGTTCTTCAGGGGCTTATCTACATCTCGGAGAATCTTGATTCGACGGTTGCGTTCAGGGCGGCTTGCAGGGCAGCAGTGTGCGGTTCGTGCGCGATGCACATAAACGGAGAATACCGCCTGGCCTGCAGAACGCAGATAGAGGCACTCCGCTCGTCCAGGGTCACGGTGAGGCCGCTCTCGCATCTGCCGATTCTCAAAGATCTCGTTGTTGACATGAAGCCGTACTTTGAGAACTACGAGAGAATAAAACCTTATCTCATCCCGAGTGAGCCGCTTCCCGAAAAGGAGATCCTTCAGACTCCATCGCAGCGGAAGAAGATTGATGATGTCGTGGACTGCACCCTATGTGGAGCGTGCTATGGTTCGTGTCCATTCTCGGCCACAAATCCCGAGTATCTGGGGCCTCATGCCTTCATGAAGACGCTTAGATTCGTTGAGGATTCAAGGGACATCGCGACGAAAGAAAGACTTGCGATAATCAGCCAGGCAAATGGTGTTTTCAGATGCCATACGGTTTTCAACTGCCAGAACGTCTGCCCGAAGGAACTTGACCCATCGCACGCGATAGCAAGGCTCAAGATGAAATCCGTCTTATCAAGGATAAAGGGACTCTTCACTTAGCAGGACCTTCGTTTCACAAACTAATGGTTAAGACAGTTGCCTCCGCGTTTCTGATTTTCGTCACCGTGATTCTCCTCTTCAGCGGCTGCGCCCTCCTGCCGAAAGGCCCCACGGGCAGACCCTATGAGAGACTCGCAGAGTCCATCAAGGGACTTGACACCTCCGCATTGAAAGGCAGGAAGATCGTCATAGACCCTGGGCATGGGGGAAGATATTTCGGGGCCCGCGGCGTAAAAGGCATTAAGGAATCGGACGTCAACCTTGGGGTTGCGCTCTATCTGTGGGGACTTCTGAAAGACAGCGGCGCAGACGTGATTCTCACCAGAAGTTCGGACAAAGACTTCGTAGGAGACAAAGAAGCGATCCTCAAGAATGACCTCTCTCTGAGGTCGAAGATCGCGAACGACTTCTCTCCCGATATCTTCCTATCAATTCACCACAACTCCGACGTTGGAAAGAAGACAAACGAAAGTCAGGTCTATTACAGGCTTCTTGATAGCGGCCCGTCTCTTGACCTTGCGAAGTGCATCGCAAAGCACCTTTCCGCAAATCTTGGAATAGGGGAAGCCAGAGTCATGCCCGGGAATTACTTTGTCCTCAGGAATTCCAGCTCTCCGGCAGTTCTAGGCGAACCTTCGTATCTTACAAATCCTCTGGTGGAAAAGCGATTGGTGCTTTCGGAAAAGCAGAAAATGGAGGCGGAAGCTTATTTTCTCGGCCTCGTCGAGTATTTCTCAAAGGGAGTTCCGTGCTTCTTCTCTGATGTGGACCGCGGTACAGTTTTCACCACTCCACTCCCGGAAATAGCGATCGGACTGAGGGCTGGCGCCGAAGAAGCTGATCCCGACTGGTCCACACTGTCCGTGAAAATAGATGGAAGAGAAACAGAGTGCCGGATCGACAGAGAAACCTGGAGGATTTCGGTTAGGCCGAAAGAGGCGCTTCCGAATGGGAACCGGGAACTTCAAGCTTCCATAAGAAACATGAATGGAAACAGCTCGAAGCCTTTCAGGCAGAGATTCAAGGTTGGCTGCGAGCCTGCAAAGATCGTTCTTTCATCCACCCCTCCTGTCGCGTGTGAAAAAACCGGGGCAGCACTTTGCCTCAAGGCGTATGTGCAGGATATGTATGGAAGGCCTGTGGCTGACAGTACGGTTGTGCTCTTCTCTTACCGGGGAGCCGCATCCTTTCGGAATCAAAGCCGGACAGTAGGCGGCGAAGCATTTTCATACTCTTCAAATAGTGGAGGCGCAGTTTCTGCTCAGGCCCAGACGGGAACCGTGAGGGATTCGATCACCTGCAGCACTGCCGGCGGTGACACGTGCTGGCTTACCGGATTCATCAAGGACTCAAGGTCCGGTCTCCCAATTCGATCGGCAAGAGTGGAAATCGCGGGACAGACATACACCGAGACGAACAGGGACGGTTTCTTCGCTGCGATCTGCTTTTCGAAAGGAGATTCCGTCACGAGAATTTTCAAGGAAGGGTACGAGCAATCTATCCGGACAGCTTCAGGGGCAGGTGATTCGGGGGTTCAAGTCTCCGTCAATCCTCTCTTTGACGGCATATTCCAGGGCAAACGGATTGTCATAGACCCGGAAAGCCTTGAACCGGATGAAGGCAATCCGAAGATTCTGGCCCTGTCTCCCAGGCTCAATCTGGAGGTCTCCAGGCGCCTCGCTGCCTTGATCACTGATGCAGGAGGTCAGGCCTTCCTGACAAGGGACGAACACACGTCTCCATCGGCTGCTGAGCGAGTCATGTTTGCCGAAACTGCCGGAGCGGATTTCTTCATACAAATCTCTCACAGCGGGATTGGGATATCTAAGACGGGGAGTTTCTACTATCCCGGCAGTGCTGCCGGAAGAATGCTTGCATCATCCGTCGCAGGGGCGTTCTCAGATAGTCTCGGTCGGAAGATCGGAGTATTCGAATATCCCGGGTATACTATCCAGCAGACAAGTGCTCCGGCAGTAATCATCAGGTTTTTCAACGTGTCGGGAGCGGCAGATAGGGTCTTTCTTGACAAGAAGAAGAATCTT
The sequence above is drawn from the Candidatus Eisenbacteria bacterium genome and encodes:
- a CDS encoding N-acetylmuramoyl-L-alanine amidase, translated to MVKTVASAFLIFVTVILLFSGCALLPKGPTGRPYERLAESIKGLDTSALKGRKIVIDPGHGGRYFGARGVKGIKESDVNLGVALYLWGLLKDSGADVILTRSSDKDFVGDKEAILKNDLSLRSKIANDFSPDIFLSIHHNSDVGKKTNESQVYYRLLDSGPSLDLAKCIAKHLSANLGIGEARVMPGNYFVLRNSSSPAVLGEPSYLTNPLVEKRLVLSEKQKMEAEAYFLGLVEYFSKGVPCFFSDVDRGTVFTTPLPEIAIGLRAGAEEADPDWSTLSVKIDGRETECRIDRETWRISVRPKEALPNGNRELQASIRNMNGNSSKPFRQRFKVGCEPAKIVLSSTPPVACEKTGAALCLKAYVQDMYGRPVADSTVVLFSYRGAASFRNQSRTVGGEAFSYSSNSGGAVSAQAQTGTVRDSITCSTAGGDTCWLTGFIKDSRSGLPIRSARVEIAGQTYTETNRDGFFAAICFSKGDSVTRIFKEGYEQSIRTASGAGDSGVQVSVNPLFDGIFQGKRIVIDPESLEPDEGNPKILALSPRLNLEVSRRLAALITDAGGQAFLTRDEHTSPSAAERVMFAETAGADFFIQISHSGIGISKTGSFYYPGSAAGRMLASSVAGAFSDSLGRKIGVFEYPGYTIQQTSAPAVIIRFFNVSGAADRVFLDKKKNLELEAFLIFSGLKLTLQKTGANP
- a CDS encoding ABC transporter substrate-binding protein, whose protein sequence is MRPSKKAVLALFCALSLVVCACAEKADVIKIGEYGSLTGTTATFGKSTDNGIQMAIEEINSAGGIGGKKLLVIVEDDQGKPEEANTAVTKLVNQDRVAAVLGEVASSRSLAGAPVCQKAGVPMITPSSTNPKVTQVGDYIFRVCFIDPFQGTVMAKFARDTLNLKKAAILKDIKNDYSVGLADFFAGAFEKLGGTIVGDESYSEGDIDFKAQLTSLRAKKPDVLFIPGYYTEVGLIAKQARDLNFNVPLLGGDGWSSPKLTEIGGEALQNSYYSDHYSVEDQNPVVQQFAKLYQDKYHEVPRDGIAALAYDAAKILAQAMKTLSPEDLDNLTKSGKTQQDAQKKLRDAIASTKDFQGVTGTISLDENRNAVKPAVILKYENGVYRYLTRISP
- a CDS encoding FAD-binding protein; this translates as MVSHDVLVVGGGLAGLRAAVECAFLGVDVAVVSKVHPVRSHSGAAQGGVNAPLGNHPDGKNDSPELHAYDTIKGSDFLADQDAAEIMTGEAAQRIYEMEHWGCPFSRTEEGKIAQRPFGGGGFPRTCYGADRTGHYLLQTLFEQATRLRIKVYCELMVSRLVQRGDVVSGIIATDLKTGEIAALGAKAVIFATGGSGRIYSNSTNALISTGLGVAIPYWAGVPVKDMEFVQFHPTSLYGTNILVTEGARGEGGFLLNNKGERFMKNYVSERVMELAPRDIVSRSIQTEVNEGRGFENAYVHLDLRHLGRQKIEEKLPGIRDLCMDFAGVDPIKSPIPVQPGMHYTMGGTDTNVDGETELKGFFAAGECACVSAHGANRLGGNSLLETLVFGARSGKKASEYVGMNQHPNDKDSLQDALSAEEDRIELLKKRNGKENPYEIKNRLAVTMKDKFGIFRNQKEMVEGRDEIKRLLQALEKTRAISRTRVFNYDYVWMRELEGNLDIALLIAEGAIKRTESRGSHSRTDHKTRNDAEWLKHTVARHSPDGPAFSYKNVTITRFKPEERKY
- the sdhC gene encoding succinate dehydrogenase, cytochrome b556 subunit; its protein translation is MPSAGKVIKQVIADMRLNAHVGSWAWLLHRVTGLALLLYLFLHMWVLSSARGGESVFNARLDKVQTPLFHGLEIFLLASVVVHGLNGLRVTIADFFFLTKRQKAMFWAWVVLFIVLMVFIVATIVPRILEATS
- a CDS encoding succinate dehydrogenase iron-sulfur subunit codes for the protein MVVEFKVFRYDPDAKKEPYFDYFQVPVVKSMTVLQGLIYISENLDSTVAFRAACRAAVCGSCAMHINGEYRLACRTQIEALRSSRVTVRPLSHLPILKDLVVDMKPYFENYERIKPYLIPSEPLPEKEILQTPSQRKKIDDVVDCTLCGACYGSCPFSATNPEYLGPHAFMKTLRFVEDSRDIATKERLAIISQANGVFRCHTVFNCQNVCPKELDPSHAIARLKMKSVLSRIKGLFT